From a region of the Impatiens glandulifera chromosome 4, dImpGla2.1, whole genome shotgun sequence genome:
- the LOC124935814 gene encoding zinc finger protein SHOOT GRAVITROPISM 5-like, with the protein MLDSTTIITTGPSSSSSETANKRKRRPAGTPDPDAEVVSLSPKTLLESDRYVCEICNQGFQRDQNLQMHRRRHKVPWKLLKRESPAGETRKRVYVCPEPSCLHHDPCHALGDLVGIKKHYRRKHSNNKQWVCEKCSKGYAVQSDYKAHIKTCGTRGHSCDCGRVFSRVESFIEHQDTCVVQRRIRPELHQALQPACSSRTASSNSQSISDTNLNMTTNFQRVLPLPSSIINQTDPILELQLLPSSSTNFAASPSKTKERNANTSTHLKLSIGSCNVDVATRMKEEASEQLKLAMAEKAYAEEARQQAKKQIELAETEFTNAKRIRQQAQAEVEKAQHLKEQATKKISSAIMEITCHACKQRFQSSMPQLGDDTSYISSAMTEGEEGDQE; encoded by the exons ATGTTGGATTCCACCACTATTATTACTACtggtccttcttcttcttcttctgaaaCCGCCAATAAAAGGAAACGTCGTCCGGCTGGTACACCcg ATCCGGATGCGGAAGTTGTTTCTCTGTCGCCCAAAACACTTCTTGAATCTGATAGATATGTTTGTGAGATCTGTAATCAAGGGTTTCAGAGAGATCAGAATCTCCAGATGCATCGTCGCCGACATAAGGTGCCGTGGAAACTTTTGAAGAGGGAATCTCCGGCTGGGGAAACTAGAAAAAGGGTTTATGTTTGTCCAGAACCGAGCTGTTTACATCATGATCCTTGTCATGCTCTTGGAGATCTTGTCggaattaaaaaacattatcgCCGGAAACATAGTAATAATAAACAATGGGTTTGTGAGAAATGTTCTAAAGGATATGCAGTTCAATCGGATTATAAAGCTCATATTAAGACTTGTGGTACAAGGGGACATTCTTGCGATTGCGGCCGCGTTTTCTCaag AGTAGAGAGTTTTATCGAACACCAAGACACATGCGTGGTCCAAAGGCGAATCCGTCCAGAACTTCATCAAGCGTTGCAGCCCGCATGTTCATCTAGAACCGCATCAAGCAATAGTCAATCAATTAGCGACACGAATCTAAACATGACCACCAACTTTCAAAGGGTTCTTCCACTTCCATCAAGTATAATCAATCAAACCGATCCAATCTTAGAACTCCAACTATTACCATCGTCCTCAACAAATTTCGCCGCTTCTCCATCAAAAACCAAGGAAAGAAATGCTAACACTTCGACACATTTGAAGCTCTCGATCGGTTCTTGCAATGTTGATGTGGCGACGAGGATGAAGGAAGAGGCGAGCGAGCAGTTGAAACTTGCGATGGCGGAGAAAGCTTACGCGGAAGAAGCGAGACAACAAGCGAAGAAACAGATCGAATTGGCGGAAACTGAATTTACGAATGCGAAGAGAATAAGACAACAAGCTCAAGCTGAAGTGGAAAAAGCTCAACATTTGAAAGAACAAGCAACTAAGAAAATAAGCTCAGCTATAATGGAAATCACTTGTCATGCTTGTAAGCAAAGGTTTCAAAGTAGTATGCCTCAATTAGGTGATGATACATCTTACATATCATCAGCCATGACTGAGGGTGAAGAAGGAGATCAAGAATAA